In Oikeobacillus pervagus, a single window of DNA contains:
- the infA gene encoding translation initiation factor IF-1, with product MAKDDVIEVEGKVVDTLPNAMFKVELENGHTVLAHVSGKIRMHFIRILPGDKVTVELSPYDLTRGRITYRYK from the coding sequence ATGGCGAAAGACGATGTTATTGAAGTCGAAGGTAAAGTAGTAGATACTCTACCTAATGCGATGTTTAAAGTTGAACTTGAAAATGGTCATACAGTGCTTGCGCATGTATCTGGCAAGATTCGTATGCACTTTATTCGGATTTTACCGGGCGATAAGGTAACAGTTGAGCTATCACCTTATGATCTTACACGTGGTAGAATCACTTATCGTTATAAATAA